The following proteins come from a genomic window of Microtus ochrogaster isolate Prairie Vole_2 chromosome 7, MicOch1.0, whole genome shotgun sequence:
- the LOC101989740 gene encoding LOW QUALITY PROTEIN: schlafen family member 12-like (The sequence of the model RefSeq protein was modified relative to this genomic sequence to represent the inferred CDS: substituted 1 base at 1 genomic stop codon) — MGISVDQETDYAELVLSVGEITLGEKNRKTMKDPQLRRREAHSISQAVCTLLNSGGGVVKARVKNSNYSFKRDGVGLDLEDSFLKIVLFPHKYRDYMQNKEEFLIFVKQXIQDISGQRVLTLKTNFYMRNLSTSDELKGPDAVKFLKDKDSERCDSDECLATFFNREKLTLEETFCFTESNHAEVKMSPKEKILEILPKTVSAFANTDGGYLFIGLDLEKEQIIGFEAEKADLEDLESEIEACIRELPVGHFCKEKQEKIKYTCKFIPVLRQEAVCSYVCALRVERFCCAVFAEEPESWRVEDSCVKRFTSEEWVQLQMEDKPGKH; from the exons ATGGGCATCAGCGTTGACCAGGAGACGGACTATGCCGAACTGGTTCTGTCTGTAGGAGAAATCACACTGGGAGAGAAGAATAGGAAGACAATGAAAGATCCACAATTGAGAAGGAGAGAGGCCCACAGTATCTCACAGGCTGTGTGCACGCTGCTGAATTCTGGAGGGGGCGTGGTCAAGGCTCGCGTTAAGAATTCAAATTACAGCTTCAAAAGAGATGGAGTAGGTCTGGATTTGGaagattcttttcttaaaattgttcTATTTCCTCATAAATACCGAGACTACATGCAGAACAAagaggaatttttaatttttgtgaaacAGTAGATCCAGGATATCTCTGGTCAGCGTGTCCTCACCTTGAAAACCAATTTCTATATGAGAAATTTGTCAACTTCAGATGAACTGAAAGGTCCTGATGCAGTGAAGTTCCTCAAAGACAAGGACTCTGAAAGATGTGACTCTGATGAATGCCTTGCCACGTTTTTTAACAGAGAAAAGTTGACTCTGGAGGAGACATTCTGTTTCACTGAATCCAACCATGCAGAAGTTAAAATGTCCCCTAAAGAAAAAATTCTGGAGATTCTCCCTAAAACTGTTTCTGCATTTGCAAACACCGATGGGGGATATTTGTTCATTGGTTTAGATttggaaaaagaacaaataattggttttgaagcagagaaagcagatcTTGAGGATCTAGAGAGTGAAATAGAGGCATGCATACGAGAGCTGCCTGTGGGTCACTTCTGtaaggagaagcaggagaagatAAAGTACACATGCAAATTCATCCCCGTCCTCAGACAGGAAgctgtgtgctcatatgtgtgtgcactcagagTGGAGAGATTCTGCTGCGCTGTGTTCGCTGAAGAGCCTGAGTCCTGGCGCGTGGAAGACAGCTGTGTGAAGAGATTTACCTCAGAGGAATGGGTCCAGCTCCAGATGGAAGACAAACCAG GAAAACACTGA